A single Vulpes vulpes isolate BD-2025 chromosome 16, VulVul3, whole genome shotgun sequence DNA region contains:
- the PEX13 gene encoding peroxisome biogenesis factor 13 isoform X1, with product MASQPPPPPKPWETRRIPGVGPGPGPGPSFQSADLGPTLLTRPGQPTLTRVPPPILPRPSQQTGSSNVNTFRPAYSSFSSGYGAYGNSFYGNYSPYSYGYNGLGYNRLRVDDLPPSRFVQQAEESSRGAFQSIESIVHAFASVSMMMDATFSAVYNSFRAVLDVANHFSRLKIHFTKVFSAFALVRTIRYLYRRLQWMIGLRRGSENEDLWAESEGTVACLGAEDRAANSAKSWPIFLFFAVILGGPYLIWKLLSTHNDEVTDNTNWASGEDDHVVARAEYDFAAVSEEEISFRAGDMLNLALKEQQPKVRGWLLASLDGQTTGLIPANYVKILGKRRGRKAVESSKISKQQQSFTNTTLIKGATAADSLDEQEAAFESVFVETNKVPVAPDSTGKGGEKQDL from the exons ATCTGCTGATTTGGGTCCTACTTTATTGACAAGACCTGGACAACCAACACTTACCAGAGTGCCCCCACCTATTCTTCCAAGGCCATCACAGCAGACAGGAAGCAGCAATGTGAATACTTTCAGGCCTGCTTACAGTTCATTTTCTTCAGGATATGGTGCCTATGGAAATTCGTTTTATGGAAATTATAGCCCTTATAGTTATGGATATAATGGGTTGGGCTATAACCGCCTCCGGGTAGATGATCTGCCACCCAGTAGATTTGTTCAGCAAGCTGAAGAAAGCAGCAGAGGTGCATTTCAGTCCATTGAAAGTATTGTGCATGCATTTGCCTCCGTCAGTATGATGATGGATGCTACCTTTTCAGCTGTCTATAACAGTTTCAGGGCTGTATTGGATGTAGCAAATCACTTTTCCCGATTAAAAATCCATTTCACAAAGGTTTTTTCAGCTTTTGCATTAGTCAGGACTATAAGGTATCTTTATCGACGGTTACAGTGGATGATAGGTTTAAGAAGAGGCTCTGAGAAtgaggacctgtgggcagaaagtgAAGGAACTGTGGCTTGCCTTGGTGCTGAGGACAGAGCAGCTAACTCAGCAAAATCTTGGCCAATATTCTTGTTCTTTGCTGTTATCCTTGGTGGTCCTTACCTCATCTGGAAACTGCTGTCTACCCATAATGATGAAGTAACAG ACAATACCAACTGGGCAAGTGGTGAGGATGACCACGTAGTTGCTAGAGCAGAATATGATTTTGCTGCTGTATCTGAAGAAGAAATTTCTTTCCGTGCTGGTGATATGCTTAACTTAGCTCTCAAAG AACAGCAACCCAAAGTGCGTGGTTGGCTTCTGGCTAGTCTTGATGGTCAAACAACAGGACTTATACCTGCTAATTATGTAAAAATTCTTGGTAAAAGAAGAGGTAGAAAAGCAGTGGAATCCAGCAAAATTTCCAAGCAGCAACAATCTTTTACCAACACAACACTAATTAAAGGAGCCACGGCTGCTGATTCTTTGGATGAACAGGAAGCTGCCTTTGAATCTGTGTTTGTTGAAACTAATAAGGTTCCAGTTGCACCTGATTCCACTGGAAAAGGTGGAGAAAAACAAGATCTTTGA
- the PEX13 gene encoding peroxisome biogenesis factor 13 isoform X2, whose translation MICPLLSADLGPTLLTRPGQPTLTRVPPPILPRPSQQTGSSNVNTFRPAYSSFSSGYGAYGNSFYGNYSPYSYGYNGLGYNRLRVDDLPPSRFVQQAEESSRGAFQSIESIVHAFASVSMMMDATFSAVYNSFRAVLDVANHFSRLKIHFTKVFSAFALVRTIRYLYRRLQWMIGLRRGSENEDLWAESEGTVACLGAEDRAANSAKSWPIFLFFAVILGGPYLIWKLLSTHNDEVTDNTNWASGEDDHVVARAEYDFAAVSEEEISFRAGDMLNLALKEQQPKVRGWLLASLDGQTTGLIPANYVKILGKRRGRKAVESSKISKQQQSFTNTTLIKGATAADSLDEQEAAFESVFVETNKVPVAPDSTGKGGEKQDL comes from the exons ATCTGCTGATTTGGGTCCTACTTTATTGACAAGACCTGGACAACCAACACTTACCAGAGTGCCCCCACCTATTCTTCCAAGGCCATCACAGCAGACAGGAAGCAGCAATGTGAATACTTTCAGGCCTGCTTACAGTTCATTTTCTTCAGGATATGGTGCCTATGGAAATTCGTTTTATGGAAATTATAGCCCTTATAGTTATGGATATAATGGGTTGGGCTATAACCGCCTCCGGGTAGATGATCTGCCACCCAGTAGATTTGTTCAGCAAGCTGAAGAAAGCAGCAGAGGTGCATTTCAGTCCATTGAAAGTATTGTGCATGCATTTGCCTCCGTCAGTATGATGATGGATGCTACCTTTTCAGCTGTCTATAACAGTTTCAGGGCTGTATTGGATGTAGCAAATCACTTTTCCCGATTAAAAATCCATTTCACAAAGGTTTTTTCAGCTTTTGCATTAGTCAGGACTATAAGGTATCTTTATCGACGGTTACAGTGGATGATAGGTTTAAGAAGAGGCTCTGAGAAtgaggacctgtgggcagaaagtgAAGGAACTGTGGCTTGCCTTGGTGCTGAGGACAGAGCAGCTAACTCAGCAAAATCTTGGCCAATATTCTTGTTCTTTGCTGTTATCCTTGGTGGTCCTTACCTCATCTGGAAACTGCTGTCTACCCATAATGATGAAGTAACAG ACAATACCAACTGGGCAAGTGGTGAGGATGACCACGTAGTTGCTAGAGCAGAATATGATTTTGCTGCTGTATCTGAAGAAGAAATTTCTTTCCGTGCTGGTGATATGCTTAACTTAGCTCTCAAAG AACAGCAACCCAAAGTGCGTGGTTGGCTTCTGGCTAGTCTTGATGGTCAAACAACAGGACTTATACCTGCTAATTATGTAAAAATTCTTGGTAAAAGAAGAGGTAGAAAAGCAGTGGAATCCAGCAAAATTTCCAAGCAGCAACAATCTTTTACCAACACAACACTAATTAAAGGAGCCACGGCTGCTGATTCTTTGGATGAACAGGAAGCTGCCTTTGAATCTGTGTTTGTTGAAACTAATAAGGTTCCAGTTGCACCTGATTCCACTGGAAAAGGTGGAGAAAAACAAGATCTTTGA